In one Antennarius striatus isolate MH-2024 chromosome 1, ASM4005453v1, whole genome shotgun sequence genomic region, the following are encoded:
- the LOC137592069 gene encoding sulfotransferase 2B1-like, whose product MAEASKPLGVSLYDSARVDVTEIFYGIMFPGLLHTQDSLQRAVTFPFQDTDIIIATYPKSGTTWMQQIVTLITSRGDPNSTQMNPNWVRAPWLEHIYLDLALKAFSSTPRILTTHLPYQLLSSTLQGSKAKVIYVSRNPKDVTVSSYHFGNVATFLPSFAKFQEFLHQFLEGKVMAGSWFDHVKGWTSQTAINLIHITYEELWLDPHSSIKRLSSFLQCPLEEDEVNSCVKHSSFSVMKENNMVNYTLLPECIMEHSKGSFMRKGKTEDWKNMFTEEQNENFKRICESKMKDWPSELSGKFKI is encoded by the exons ATGGCGGAGGCAAGCAAACCTTTAGGCGTATCGTTGTACGATAGTGCAAGAGTGGATGTCACAGAGATATTTTATGGTATTATGTTTCCTGGACTCCTTCACACCCAGGACTCCTTGCAACGGGCTGTAACATTTccatttcaggacacagataTCATCATAGCTACGTACCCAAAGTCAG GCACCACCTGGATGCAACAAATTGTAACACTTATAACCAGCAGAGGGGACCCAAACTCAACCCAAATGAACCCAAACTGGGTTCGGGCTCCATGGCTGGAACATATTTATCTTGATTTAGCACTGAAGGCCTTTTCTTCCACACCACGAATCTTAACCACTCACCTGCCTTATCAGCTGCTGAGTTCCACTCTACAGGGATCAAAAGCCAAG GTAATTTACGTCAGCAGAAACCCTAAAGATGTGACAGTATCATCCTACCATTTTGGTAATGTCGCTACATTCCTTCCCAGCTTCGCCAAATTTCAAGAGTTTTTACATCAATTCCTGGAGGGTAAAG TGATGGCAGGATCCTGGTTTGACCATGTTAAAGGCTGGACAAGTCAGACAGCGATCAATCTGATTCACATCACCTATGAAGAGTTGTGGCTG GACCCTCATAGTTCCATCAAGAGGCTGAGCTCTTTCCTACAATGTCCCCTAGAAGAGGACGAGGTCAACAGTTGTGTCAAACACAGCAGCTTCAGTGTCATGAAGGAAAACAATATGGTGAACTACACCCTGCTCCCCGAATGCATAATGGAACACAGCAAAGGCTCATTCATGAGAAAAG GTAAGACTGAAGATTGGAAAAATATGTTCACAGAGGAGCAGAATGAAAACTTCAAACGCATCTGTGAGTCCAAGATGAAGGATTGGCCCTCAGAATTGTCTGGGAAGTTTAAGATATAG
- the sult5a1 gene encoding sulfotransferase family 5A, member 1 yields MSETGEIVGLSMLEKARMDVMETYCGIIFPGLVHTQESLQRAVTFQFQDTDIIIATYPKSGTTWTQEIVTLITRRGDPHLSETVPNWVRAPWLEHIYLEDALKASSSTPRILTTHFPYQLLSSALQGSKVKVIYVSRNPKDVAVSYYHFCKMAEFFPSFTTFQEFLHQFLEGKVPYGSWFDHVKDWTSQTTTMNNLFTITYEELWQDPHDAIKRMSSFLHCPLEENEVNNCVKHSSFRAMKENKMANSTLLPEHVMNHSKGSFMRKGKIGDWKNMFTEEQNQYFKSIYESKMNDWSSEIVWEV; encoded by the exons ATGTCAGAGACAGGAGAAATTGTAGGTTTATCAATGCTTGAAAAAGCCAGGATGGACGTCATGGAGACGTATTGTGGTATTATTTTTCCTGGACTTGTTCACACCCAGGAATCCCTGCAACGGGCTGtaacatttcagtttcaggACACGGATATCATCATAGCCACATACCCAAAGTCAG GCACCACCTGGACGCAAGAAATTGTGACACTTATAACCAGAAGAGGGGACCCACACTTAAGCGAAACGGTCCCAAACTGGGTTCGGGCTCCATGGCTGGAGCACATTTATCTTGAAGACGCATTGAAGGCCTCTTCTTCCACCCCACGAATCTTAACCACTCACTTCCCTTATCAGCTGCTGAGCTCTGCCCTACAGGGATCAAAAGTCAAG GTCATTTATGTGAGCAGAAACCCAAAAGATGTGGCAGTATCCTACTACCATTTCTGCAAAATGGCTGAATTCTTTCCCAGTTTCACCACATTTCAAGAGTTTTTACATCAGTTCCTGGAGGGTAAAG TTCCCTACGGATCCTGGTTTGACCATGTTAAAGACTGGACTAGTCAAACAACAACGATGAACAACCTCTTCACCATTACCTATGAAGAGTTGTGGCAG GACCCTCATGATGCCATTAAGAGGATGAGTTCTTTCCTACATTGTCCTCTAGAGGAGAATGAGGTCAACAATTGTGTCAAACACAGTAGCTTCAGAGCCATGAAGGAAAACAAGATGGCGAACTCTACTCTGCTCCCTGAACATGTAATGAACCACAGCAAAGGCTCATTCATGAGAAAAG GTAAGATTGGCGACTGGAAGAACATGTTCACAGAGGAGCAGAATCAATACTTCAAAAGCATCTATGAGTCCAAGATGAATGACTGGTCCTCAGAAATTGTATGGGAAGTTTAA